The Pseudofrankia inefficax genome window below encodes:
- the pcrA gene encoding DNA helicase PcrA yields MSTLFDDETVPGAGGASSEPRDSYDLFAPAVLAGAPRSGQPAAAHQPERRASPRLDPDALLAGLNPQQRAAVVHEGSPLLIVAGAGSGKTRVLAHRIAYLLAARNVHPGEILAITFTNKAANEMRERVGALVGGRVRAMWVSTFHSACVRILRNESKRLGFGSSFSIYDAADAQRLITLVCRDLDLDSKRHPARGLAAQISTLKNELVDHETAQAKASSHPERTVAEVYALYQRRLREANALDFDDLIMTTVNLLQAFPDVAEHYHRRFRHVLVDEYQDTNHAQYVLIRELVGGGGSTAGRAPGRLLAAGPADPGLPGPAELCVVGDADQSIYAFRGADIRNIVEFEEDFPSAKTVLLEQNYRSTQTILSAANAVIARNTQRKPKRLWSDAGDGEKIVGFVADNEHDEAAFVAEEVDRLSDEKLARYADVAVFYRTNAQSRVFEEIFIRVGLPYKVVGGVRFYERKEIRDLLAYLRVLANPSDTVNLRRILNTPRRGIGDRAEAMLAAFAERERIGFADTLSRVDDVPGLATRSAKAIREFATLLAELRETAEGDPVETIEAVLERTGYLSELVAEDTIESQGRVENLQELVEVVREYTERFPDGTLAGFLEQVSLVADADQIPSDDGSDGVVTLMTLHSAKGLEFPVVFLTGLEDGIFPHMRTLGDPIQMEEERRLAYVGVTRARQRLYLTRSVVRSAWGQPAYNPPSRFVTEIPEHLLDWRRLAPAPAGPGPSGSGGFGSGGFGSGGFGSGAGRGGTAPAGSPFGQGRASSRPASRPIPALSVGDRVTHDVFGLGVVVATSGIADSSQAKVDFGEGTGTKDLLLRYAPVTKL; encoded by the coding sequence ATGAGCACACTTTTCGACGACGAAACCGTTCCCGGCGCCGGTGGGGCATCGTCCGAGCCGCGTGACTCGTACGACCTGTTCGCCCCGGCGGTGCTGGCCGGTGCCCCCCGGTCCGGGCAGCCGGCCGCGGCGCACCAGCCGGAGCGCCGGGCGTCCCCCCGGCTCGACCCGGACGCGCTGCTGGCCGGGCTGAACCCGCAGCAGCGCGCAGCCGTGGTCCATGAGGGGTCGCCGCTGCTGATCGTCGCCGGCGCCGGGTCCGGCAAGACCCGGGTGCTCGCCCACCGGATCGCCTACCTGCTCGCCGCCCGCAACGTGCACCCCGGCGAGATCCTCGCGATCACGTTCACCAACAAGGCCGCGAACGAGATGCGGGAACGGGTCGGCGCGCTCGTCGGCGGCCGGGTGCGGGCCATGTGGGTGAGCACCTTCCACTCGGCCTGCGTGCGGATCCTGCGCAACGAGTCGAAGCGGCTCGGGTTCGGCAGCTCGTTCTCGATCTACGACGCCGCCGACGCCCAGCGGCTGATCACCCTGGTCTGCCGCGACCTCGACCTCGACTCCAAGCGCCATCCGGCCCGGGGCCTGGCCGCCCAGATCAGCACGCTGAAGAACGAGCTGGTCGACCACGAGACCGCGCAGGCCAAGGCCTCCAGCCACCCCGAGCGGACCGTCGCCGAGGTGTACGCGCTCTACCAGCGCCGGCTGCGCGAGGCGAACGCGCTGGACTTCGACGACCTGATCATGACGACGGTGAACCTGCTGCAGGCGTTCCCGGACGTCGCCGAGCACTACCACCGCCGGTTCCGGCACGTCCTCGTCGACGAGTACCAGGACACCAACCACGCCCAGTACGTGCTCATCCGCGAGCTGGTCGGTGGCGGGGGGTCGACAGCGGGCCGGGCACCCGGCCGGCTCCTGGCCGCCGGGCCAGCGGACCCTGGGCTGCCCGGCCCGGCCGAGCTGTGCGTGGTCGGTGACGCCGACCAGTCGATCTACGCGTTCCGCGGCGCGGACATCCGCAACATCGTCGAGTTCGAGGAGGACTTCCCGAGCGCGAAGACGGTGCTGCTGGAGCAGAACTACCGCTCCACCCAGACCATCCTGTCCGCGGCGAACGCCGTCATCGCCCGCAACACCCAGCGCAAGCCGAAGCGGCTCTGGTCCGACGCCGGCGACGGCGAGAAGATCGTCGGCTTCGTCGCCGACAACGAGCACGACGAGGCCGCGTTCGTCGCCGAGGAGGTGGACCGGCTCTCCGACGAGAAGCTCGCCCGGTACGCCGACGTCGCCGTCTTCTACCGGACCAACGCGCAGAGCCGGGTCTTTGAGGAGATCTTCATCCGGGTCGGCCTGCCCTACAAGGTCGTCGGCGGGGTGCGCTTCTACGAGCGCAAGGAGATCCGGGACCTGCTCGCCTACCTACGGGTGCTGGCGAACCCGTCCGACACGGTCAACCTGCGCCGCATCCTCAACACCCCCCGACGCGGCATCGGCGACCGGGCCGAGGCGATGCTCGCCGCGTTCGCCGAGCGGGAGCGGATCGGTTTCGCCGACACGCTGAGCCGGGTCGACGACGTGCCGGGCCTGGCCACCCGGTCGGCCAAGGCGATCCGTGAGTTCGCGACGCTGCTCGCCGAGCTGCGCGAGACCGCCGAGGGCGACCCCGTCGAGACGATCGAGGCCGTGCTCGAACGCACCGGCTACCTCTCCGAGCTCGTCGCGGAGGACACGATCGAGTCGCAGGGACGGGTCGAGAACCTGCAGGAGCTGGTGGAGGTCGTCCGGGAGTACACCGAGCGGTTTCCCGACGGCACGCTCGCGGGCTTCCTGGAGCAGGTCTCACTGGTCGCCGACGCGGACCAGATCCCGTCCGACGACGGCTCGGACGGCGTCGTCACGCTGATGACGCTGCACAGCGCGAAGGGTCTGGAGTTCCCGGTGGTGTTCCTCACCGGGCTGGAGGACGGCATCTTCCCGCACATGCGCACCCTGGGCGACCCGATCCAGATGGAGGAGGAACGCCGGCTCGCCTACGTCGGCGTGACCCGGGCTCGCCAGCGGCTCTACCTGACCCGCTCGGTCGTGCGCAGCGCCTGGGGCCAGCCCGCCTACAACCCGCCGTCGCGGTTCGTCACCGAGATCCCCGAGCACCTGCTCGACTGGCGGCGGCTCGCGCCGGCGCCGGCAGGCCCAGGTCCGTCCGGATCCGGTGGCTTCGGAAGCGGTGGTTTCGGGTCGGGCGGGTTCGGGTCAGGCGCGGGGCGCGGGGGTACAGCGCCGGCCGGCTCCCCCTTCGGCCAAGGCCGGGCGTCGTCCCGCCCGGCCAGTCGGCCGATTCCCGCGTTGTCCGTCGGCGACCGGGTGACCCATGACGTCTTCGGCCTCGGAGTGGTGGTCGCGACCAGTGGCATCGCCGACTCCTCCCAGGCGAAGGTCGACTTCGGCGAGGGCACCGGCACCAAGGACCTGCTCCTGCGCTACGCCCCGGTCACCAAGCTCTGA
- a CDS encoding alpha/beta fold hydrolase, with protein sequence MAGTATGTGGFAKGGSLGRSAAGAVDLVGSVAGSKAVRATGGSLGIAGAVIAAGLIAERRAVKKARARPDVPPQLRAGPIVGRATTVIASDGVPLHVVESDPDDLAAAGVPAAAVVTQTRGNGSADGVSSAAAGDVRSDPPAGLGRLRWRWGSADLPERPTLVFVHGFCNTADSWCFQQRALADLGPMVFYDQRAHGRSGRSEVARCTIDQLADDLHAVLAARAPTGPIVLIGHSMGGMTILGLAERHPELFAERVVAVALMSTSAGDLARVTFGLPAGVSGAVRRVLPGLAVGMRHAPPLLERARRRGSDLAYSITRRVGFGTTDVPPSVVTFLEGEIAATPIPVIMSFLPTLLAHDKLAAAAVLRHVPTLLMVGDHDLMTPLPHSRTLADALPEAELVVEEGAGHALPLERPDAVNEHVRALIGRAHPAQAAHRSLLPWRWQRGAGQPASDQPAPDQPASDLPAAEADRG encoded by the coding sequence GTGGCGGGCACGGCCACGGGAACGGGCGGCTTCGCGAAGGGCGGCAGCCTGGGGAGGTCGGCGGCGGGCGCGGTCGACCTGGTCGGATCGGTGGCGGGGTCGAAGGCGGTCCGGGCGACCGGCGGCAGCCTCGGCATCGCCGGGGCGGTCATCGCCGCCGGTCTGATCGCGGAGCGCCGGGCCGTCAAGAAGGCCCGGGCCAGGCCAGACGTCCCGCCGCAGCTGCGTGCCGGGCCCATCGTCGGCCGGGCCACCACGGTGATCGCCTCCGACGGCGTGCCGCTGCACGTCGTCGAGAGTGACCCGGACGACCTCGCCGCCGCTGGCGTACCGGCCGCGGCCGTCGTCACCCAGACCCGCGGCAACGGTTCCGCCGACGGCGTCAGCTCGGCGGCGGCCGGCGACGTCCGGTCGGACCCGCCCGCGGGCCTGGGCCGGCTGCGCTGGAGGTGGGGGTCAGCCGACCTGCCCGAGCGGCCGACCCTCGTGTTCGTGCACGGGTTCTGCAACACCGCCGACTCGTGGTGCTTCCAGCAGCGGGCGCTGGCCGACCTCGGCCCCATGGTCTTCTACGACCAGCGGGCGCACGGCCGGTCCGGGCGGTCCGAGGTCGCCCGGTGCACGATCGACCAGCTGGCCGATGACCTGCACGCCGTCCTGGCCGCGCGCGCGCCGACCGGCCCGATCGTCCTGATCGGCCATTCGATGGGTGGGATGACGATCCTCGGCCTGGCCGAGCGGCACCCGGAGCTGTTCGCGGAACGGGTCGTCGCTGTGGCCCTGATGTCGACGAGTGCCGGTGACCTGGCCCGGGTGACCTTCGGGCTGCCGGCCGGGGTGTCCGGCGCGGTCCGCCGAGTGCTGCCGGGCCTCGCGGTCGGGATGCGGCACGCCCCGCCGCTGCTGGAGCGGGCCAGGCGGCGTGGCAGCGACCTGGCCTACTCGATCACCCGGCGGGTCGGCTTCGGCACCACCGACGTACCGCCGTCGGTGGTGACGTTCCTGGAAGGCGAGATCGCGGCCACGCCGATCCCGGTGATCATGTCGTTCCTGCCGACCCTGCTGGCGCACGACAAGCTCGCCGCAGCGGCGGTGCTGCGGCACGTCCCGACGCTGCTGATGGTCGGCGACCACGACCTGATGACCCCACTGCCGCACAGCCGCACGCTCGCCGACGCGCTGCCCGAGGCGGAGCTCGTCGTCGAGGAGGGGGCCGGCCACGCCCTTCCGCTGGAACGCCCGGATGCGGTGAACGAGCACGTCCGGGCCCTCATCGGCCGGGCGCACCCAGCCCAGGCGGCGCACCGCTCACTGCTGCCCTGGCGCTGGCAGCGCGGGGCCGGCCAGCCAGCCTCAGACCAGCCAGCCCCAGACCAGCCAGCCTCGGACCTCCCGGCCGCCGAAGCGGACCGAGGCTGA
- a CDS encoding NAD(P)H-hydrate dehydratase, translating to MRAAHTVAEVRGAEAPLLASLPPGALMQRAVSGLLSHAVGFLGGRAYGRRVVVLAGGGDNGGDALWVGARLAARGARVDVLAPGRTHPEATAALLAAGGRRHHVVAPGEVSTATDDSAARPLPDDRVSALLAGADLVLDGLLGIGGRGGLRAAHARLAELAPAARTIAVDVPSGVDADTGSVVGPAVRAARTVTFGTYKRGLLLGAGATHVGQLALVEIGLDLPEPDLTALDDDDVAALLPVPGPTDSKYTRGVLGLVGGSDRYPGAVVLATGGALRGGAGYLRVVAESRAAEHVRRAHPEAVVTVIEPGDATAMLAAGRVQAWALGPGIVPGPAARQLVEALVGTDVPLLLDAGGLDPFAEAFAAGFRTGGTEGRLGFTVGFGPGPGGSARGAGRVEPSASRETLARRAAPVLLTPHEGEFTRLTATALGWDPEETGRELATDRLATVRLASGELGVTVLLKGARTLVVDPGGAARVNTTGTPWLGSAGTGDVLTGLAGSLLAAGLGALDAASVAAYLHGRAGELAPRPLAAADLPGLLPAARAGLSAAADAVG from the coding sequence ATGCGTGCTGCCCACACCGTGGCCGAGGTCCGGGGCGCCGAGGCGCCGCTGCTGGCGTCGTTGCCGCCAGGAGCGTTGATGCAGCGGGCGGTGTCCGGGCTGCTCAGCCACGCGGTCGGCTTCCTGGGCGGGCGCGCGTACGGGCGCCGGGTCGTCGTGCTGGCCGGTGGCGGCGACAACGGCGGCGACGCGCTGTGGGTCGGGGCCAGACTGGCCGCGCGTGGCGCTCGGGTGGACGTGCTGGCGCCCGGCAGGACCCACCCCGAGGCCACCGCGGCCCTGCTCGCCGCCGGCGGCCGGCGCCACCACGTCGTCGCCCCCGGCGAGGTCTCCACCGCCACCGACGACAGCGCGGCGCGGCCGCTGCCGGACGATCGTGTCTCGGCACTGCTGGCCGGGGCCGACCTGGTGCTCGACGGGCTGCTCGGGATCGGCGGGCGCGGTGGGCTGCGCGCGGCGCACGCGCGGCTGGCGGAGCTGGCCCCGGCGGCGCGGACGATCGCCGTCGACGTGCCGAGCGGGGTGGACGCGGACACCGGCTCCGTGGTGGGCCCCGCCGTACGGGCCGCGCGGACGGTGACGTTCGGGACCTACAAGCGCGGGCTGCTGCTCGGCGCTGGCGCCACCCACGTCGGTCAGCTCGCGCTCGTCGAGATCGGACTCGACCTGCCCGAACCCGACCTCACGGCGCTCGACGACGACGACGTCGCCGCCCTGCTCCCGGTGCCAGGACCGACCGACTCGAAGTACACCCGGGGCGTGCTGGGCCTGGTGGGAGGCAGCGACCGCTATCCGGGCGCGGTGGTGCTGGCGACCGGCGGGGCGCTGCGCGGCGGGGCCGGCTACCTGCGGGTGGTCGCCGAGTCACGCGCGGCCGAGCACGTCCGCCGAGCCCACCCGGAGGCGGTGGTGACCGTGATCGAACCGGGAGACGCCACCGCGATGCTGGCCGCCGGCCGGGTGCAGGCCTGGGCGCTCGGCCCAGGGATCGTGCCCGGTCCGGCGGCGCGCCAGCTGGTCGAGGCGCTGGTGGGTACCGACGTGCCACTGCTGCTCGACGCCGGCGGGCTCGACCCGTTCGCCGAGGCGTTCGCCGCCGGCTTCCGGACGGGCGGCACCGAGGGTCGCCTCGGCTTCACCGTGGGCTTCGGGCCCGGCCCTGGTGGGTCGGCCAGGGGGGCCGGTCGGGTGGAGCCCTCGGCGAGCCGGGAGACGCTGGCTCGGCGTGCGGCCCCGGTGCTGCTGACCCCCCACGAGGGCGAGTTCACCCGGCTCACGGCCACCGCGCTCGGCTGGGACCCGGAGGAGACCGGGCGGGAGCTGGCCACCGACCGGCTGGCCACGGTCCGGCTGGCCAGCGGCGAGCTGGGCGTGACGGTCCTGCTCAAGGGCGCCCGGACGCTGGTCGTCGACCCGGGCGGCGCGGCCCGGGTGAACACCACCGGCACCCCGTGGCTCGGCAGCGCGGGGACGGGAGACGTGCTCACCGGCCTCGCCGGCTCGCTGCTGGCGGCGGGCCTCGGGGCGCTCGACGCGGCCAGCGTGGCCGCCTACCTGCATGGCCGGGCCGGCGAGCTGGCCCCGCGCCCGCTCGCCGCCGCCGACCTGCCCGGCCTGCTGCCGGCCGCCCGAGCCGGCCTGAGCGCCGCCGCCGACGCCGTCGGCTAG
- a CDS encoding threonine ammonia-lyase — protein MTQPAATTPSPRTSGKSGAASGSPDEQADDAADRTTTRTATGPDDLSPAEVAALIRAVDVDRAAATLSGVARRTRVVAHPGLGRRTGAPVWLKCEDEQHTRSFKLRGAYNRVAQADPARRARGLVAASAGNHAQGVAYAAAQFGVDSTIFVPTGANSVKVARTRRWGARVEHVDGGVDAALAAAEAFAAQGDRLMVHPFDDAAVIAGQGTVGLELIEQVPGLRTVVVGVGGGGLAAGIAAALAGHAHGAQVRVVGVQAENASAFADSFHAGRRLCAPADTIADGMAVRTPGRLTLALAASLLDDVVTVDEDAFWEAMVLLRATGGHLVEPAGAAGVAALLRHPGLAQGPTAVVLSGGNIDLATAERVAALTAAATVPATRLA, from the coding sequence ATGACCCAGCCAGCAGCGACGACGCCGTCGCCGCGCACGTCCGGTAAATCCGGCGCCGCCTCCGGATCCCCGGACGAGCAGGCGGACGACGCGGCCGACCGAACTACCACCCGGACCGCGACCGGGCCGGACGACCTCTCCCCGGCCGAGGTCGCCGCCCTGATCCGGGCGGTCGATGTCGACCGCGCCGCGGCCACCCTCTCCGGAGTCGCCCGACGCACCCGGGTCGTCGCGCACCCCGGTCTGGGCCGCCGTACCGGCGCGCCTGTCTGGCTGAAGTGTGAGGACGAGCAGCACACCCGGTCGTTCAAGCTGCGCGGCGCCTACAACCGGGTCGCCCAGGCCGACCCGGCCCGCCGGGCTCGCGGGCTGGTCGCGGCCAGCGCCGGCAACCACGCCCAGGGCGTCGCCTACGCGGCGGCCCAGTTCGGCGTCGACTCGACGATCTTCGTACCGACCGGCGCGAACTCGGTCAAGGTGGCCAGGACGCGCCGGTGGGGGGCGCGGGTCGAGCACGTGGACGGCGGGGTCGACGCCGCGCTCGCCGCCGCCGAGGCGTTCGCCGCCCAGGGCGACCGGCTGATGGTCCATCCGTTCGACGACGCGGCCGTGATCGCCGGTCAGGGCACCGTCGGTCTGGAGCTGATCGAGCAGGTGCCCGGCCTGCGCACCGTCGTCGTCGGGGTCGGCGGCGGCGGGCTGGCCGCCGGGATCGCCGCCGCGCTGGCTGGCCACGCCCACGGTGCCCAGGTACGGGTCGTCGGCGTCCAGGCCGAGAACGCCTCGGCGTTCGCCGACTCGTTCCACGCCGGCCGGCGCCTGTGCGCGCCCGCCGACACCATCGCCGACGGGATGGCGGTGCGCACCCCCGGCCGGCTGACGCTGGCGCTCGCCGCGTCGCTGCTCGACGACGTGGTCACCGTCGACGAGGACGCGTTCTGGGAGGCGATGGTGCTACTGCGGGCGACCGGGGGCCACCTCGTCGAGCCGGCCGGCGCCGCCGGGGTCGCCGCGCTGCTGCGTCATCCGGGACTCGCCCAGGGGCCGACGGCCGTCGTCCTGTCCGGAGGCAACATCGACCTGGCCACCGCCGAGCGCGTCGCCGCCCTCACGGCCGCCGCCACCGTTCCCGCCACCAGGTTGGCCTGA
- the tsaD gene encoding tRNA (adenosine(37)-N6)-threonylcarbamoyltransferase complex transferase subunit TsaD: MNRPHGRGPLVLGIETSCDETGVGLVRDGVLLADALASSVDEHARYGGVVPEIAARAHLEAMVPTVERALAAAGARPADLDAVAVTAGPGLAGALLVGVAAAKAYALALGVPLYGVHHLAAHVAVDTLEHGPLPSPSIALLVSGGHSSLLLVEDLAAAPVVSLGATVDDAAGEAYDKVARLLGMPFPGGPPIDRAAGEGSPTIPFPRGKAGDGTFDFSFSGLKTAVARWVEARRRAGEPVPVADVAASFQEAVVDVLTAKAVGAARAHGVDTIVIGGGVAANSRLRALAAERCSAAGITLRVPRPGLCTDNGAMVAALGALQVAAGVAPSPLDLPASSTLPLGT; encoded by the coding sequence ATGAACCGGCCGCATGGGCGAGGGCCCCTCGTCCTCGGGATCGAGACGTCGTGCGACGAGACCGGCGTCGGGCTGGTGCGTGACGGGGTGCTGCTCGCCGACGCGCTGGCGTCGTCGGTCGACGAACACGCCCGCTATGGCGGCGTGGTGCCCGAGATCGCCGCCCGGGCGCACCTGGAGGCGATGGTCCCGACGGTCGAGCGGGCGCTGGCCGCCGCCGGAGCCCGGCCGGCGGACCTCGACGCGGTCGCCGTGACGGCGGGGCCCGGCCTCGCCGGCGCGTTGCTGGTCGGGGTCGCGGCGGCGAAGGCGTACGCGCTGGCGCTCGGGGTGCCGCTCTACGGCGTGCACCACCTGGCCGCGCACGTCGCCGTCGACACGCTGGAACACGGCCCGCTGCCGTCGCCGTCGATCGCCCTGCTGGTCTCCGGCGGCCACTCGTCGCTGCTGCTCGTGGAGGACCTGGCCGCGGCCCCGGTGGTCTCGCTGGGCGCCACCGTCGACGACGCCGCCGGCGAGGCCTACGACAAGGTCGCCCGGCTGCTCGGGATGCCGTTCCCCGGCGGGCCGCCGATCGACCGGGCCGCCGGAGAGGGCTCGCCGACGATCCCGTTCCCGCGCGGCAAGGCGGGAGACGGGACCTTCGACTTCTCCTTCAGCGGCCTGAAGACGGCCGTCGCCCGCTGGGTGGAGGCGCGTCGGCGGGCCGGTGAGCCGGTGCCGGTGGCCGATGTCGCCGCGTCCTTCCAGGAGGCCGTCGTCGACGTGCTCACCGCCAAGGCGGTCGGCGCGGCGAGGGCGCACGGCGTCGACACGATCGTCATCGGCGGCGGTGTCGCCGCGAACAGCAGGCTGCGGGCGCTGGCCGCCGAGCGTTGCTCGGCCGCCGGCATCACCCTGCGGGTCCCGCGCCCTGGGCTGTGCACCGACAACGGCGCCATGGTCGCCGCTCTCGGCGCCCTCCAGGTCGCGGCCGGCGTCGCTCCGTCCCCGCTCGACCTGCCCGCCTCCTCGACGCTCCCGCTGGGTACCTGA
- the rimI gene encoding ribosomal protein S18-alanine N-acetyltransferase, protein MSSGGGPDQRPPEVTLVPLRWWQLVEAAELERDVFDVDPWTPEMFWSELAAGPSRYYLAALVAGRIVGYAGLAVTDDEAYIQTVGVHPNLRGRGLGARLMIALLREARRRGARSCGLEVRTDNHAARALYARLGFVDIGMRRGYYQPSGGDAYVMRARPIDTAGYGAQLDAAWSALDERDAAAEPDQPATPPGGAAASDGPAGGGGAAAPGVPASTRREGAG, encoded by the coding sequence ATGAGCTCCGGCGGCGGGCCGGACCAGCGGCCGCCCGAGGTCACCCTGGTACCGCTGCGCTGGTGGCAGCTCGTCGAGGCCGCCGAGCTGGAGCGGGACGTCTTCGACGTCGACCCGTGGACGCCCGAGATGTTCTGGTCGGAACTCGCGGCCGGGCCGAGCCGGTACTACCTGGCCGCGCTGGTCGCGGGCCGGATCGTCGGCTATGCCGGCCTCGCGGTCACCGACGACGAGGCGTACATCCAGACCGTCGGCGTGCACCCGAACCTGCGGGGGCGTGGGCTGGGCGCGCGCCTGATGATCGCTCTGCTGCGTGAGGCGCGACGGCGGGGCGCGCGTAGCTGCGGCCTCGAGGTGCGCACCGACAACCACGCGGCCCGGGCCCTCTACGCCCGGCTCGGCTTCGTCGACATCGGCATGCGCCGCGGGTACTACCAGCCGTCCGGCGGCGACGCCTACGTGATGCGGGCCCGCCCCATCGACACCGCCGGCTACGGCGCCCAGCTCGACGCCGCCTGGTCGGCTCTCGACGAGCGGGACGCGGCCGCCGAGCCCGACCAGCCGGCCACGCCCCCGGGCGGCGCGGCGGCTTCCGACGGCCCGGCGGGCGGCGGCGGGGCCGCGGCGCCCGGCGTGCCGGCTTCGACCCGCAGGGAGGGAGCCGGATGA
- the tsaB gene encoding tRNA (adenosine(37)-N6)-threonylcarbamoyltransferase complex dimerization subunit type 1 TsaB yields the protein MLAVDTSTPACSVALVELGPAPSSGPGPVRPLAARRVVDARRHGELLAPLIQTVLAEAAVRPAALSALVVGLGPGPFTSLRVGIVTAETFAAALGLPCHGVCSLDGIGAATTGRAGVATDARRREVFWAGYADGRRVEGPAVDYPVRAAELLGAAGVDTLAGPGRALFPDAFTSFAPAGAGLASAVPDYPEPALLAALAAADLRAGRTPEPLTPIYLRRPDVAEPHPAKPVRV from the coding sequence GTGCTCGCTGTTGACACCTCGACGCCGGCCTGCTCGGTGGCGCTGGTCGAGCTCGGTCCCGCGCCGTCGTCCGGACCCGGGCCCGTCCGCCCGCTTGCCGCCCGGCGGGTGGTCGACGCCCGGAGGCACGGCGAGCTGCTCGCCCCGCTGATCCAGACGGTGCTCGCCGAGGCTGCGGTCCGGCCCGCCGCGTTGTCGGCACTGGTCGTCGGCCTCGGCCCCGGGCCGTTCACCAGCCTGCGGGTCGGGATCGTGACCGCCGAAACGTTCGCCGCCGCGCTTGGCCTGCCCTGCCACGGTGTCTGTTCGCTGGACGGGATCGGCGCCGCGACGACGGGCCGGGCCGGGGTCGCCACCGACGCCCGCCGCCGCGAGGTGTTCTGGGCTGGCTACGCCGACGGGCGCCGTGTCGAGGGCCCGGCGGTCGACTACCCGGTGCGCGCCGCGGAGCTGCTGGGGGCGGCCGGTGTGGACACCCTGGCCGGGCCGGGCCGGGCGCTCTTTCCCGACGCGTTCACGTCCTTCGCCCCGGCGGGCGCTGGTCTCGCCTCGGCCGTGCCCGACTATCCGGAGCCGGCGCTGCTCGCCGCCCTCGCGGCGGCGGACCTGCGCGCCGGGCGGACCCCCGAGCCGCTGACGCCGATCTACCTGCGCCGGCCGGACGTCGCCGAACCGCACCCGGCGAAGCCGGTCAGGGTATGA
- the tsaE gene encoding tRNA (adenosine(37)-N6)-threonylcarbamoyltransferase complex ATPase subunit type 1 TsaE: MVETPEDMRGLGARIARVARPGDLIVLAGPLGAGKTVLVQGIAAGLGVPGPVTSPTFVLARVHTGGRLPLVHVDAYRLAGVAEVDDLDLDADTDVALTVVEWGAGRVEQLANEHLRVDIDRPEGDEAGEARRVQLVPAGPGWAERLRSLGGAQAATG, from the coding sequence GTGGTCGAGACCCCGGAGGACATGCGCGGGCTGGGCGCCCGGATCGCGCGGGTCGCCCGGCCCGGCGACCTGATCGTGCTCGCCGGTCCGCTCGGCGCTGGCAAGACAGTTCTGGTGCAGGGGATCGCGGCCGGGCTCGGGGTGCCGGGGCCGGTGACGTCGCCGACGTTCGTGCTCGCCCGGGTGCACACCGGCGGCCGGCTGCCGCTGGTGCACGTCGACGCCTACCGGCTCGCGGGCGTGGCCGAGGTCGACGACCTCGACCTGGACGCGGACACCGACGTCGCCCTGACCGTGGTCGAGTGGGGCGCCGGTCGGGTGGAGCAGCTGGCGAACGAGCATCTGCGGGTCGACATCGACCGCCCGGAGGGCGACGAGGCCGGCGAGGCCCGGCGCGTCCAGCTCGTGCCCGCCGGGCCCGGCTGGGCCGAGCGCCTGCGTTCCCTGGGCGGTGCCCAGGCCGCCACCGGCTGA